A single Vigna radiata var. radiata cultivar VC1973A chromosome 8, Vradiata_ver6, whole genome shotgun sequence DNA region contains:
- the LOC106769939 gene encoding cysteine-rich receptor-like protein kinase 5 gives MVDYMASFNLVHIFTLLSFIINFVLTQAQWDNLFSGQNCSESLTTPNSAFQSNVKILLSYLSSNATANKQFYNTTVTGATHSNTVYGMFFCSGDVPPELCSQCVANATNAIFSDPDAYPNCSLTTDAVIGYLNCMFRFSNRYFFSKIDLYPYFGSGNICDPKSEPTQKELNGFLFKTCKEAVDEAAESPIGVKKYATREARMSGSQTLYCQAECTPDLSPHDCRKCLNYLMPAAQDNSCLPRFRLSSCSLRCEVYPFYRPSTALAPPEPVLVPDSSNTDSQNPLYLSHNCSSSSNKAMITADSAFLSNLETLFSYLSSNSTTKTRFYNTTVETVSGLFMCRGDLSPDLCRLCVLDATKLIASKCRSSKEAVIWYNNCFLRYSDHPFPSTLEISPTYHRFDVENTSAPNLQQRFFTWTLAKALYEAQIDTGGPFKNYGTKEAKLNDHQSLYTLARCTPNIDGFSCQVCLDRIFKNEIPWCCLASPVGKIFYPSCYMMFGLSPANTTDHEIQAKTPATGRSRTIILILVFGALSVVLLSLCCYLRRRKARKSTYNTLLGKIFGHESVTLKGLQFDLNIVKAATNNFSHENKIGKGGFGEVYKGILSDGRQIAIKRLSRCSKQGSIEFKNEVLLIAKLQHKNLVTFIGFCLEEQEKILIYEYMPKGSLDYLLFDNAQPQKLSWSERYKIIEGISLGILYLHDYSRLKIIHRDLKPSNILLDENMNSKISDFGMAKIVDLDQDRENTNRIVGTYGYMSPEYAMLGQFSEKSDIFSFGVMVLEIVTGKRNANAYESQDESGTIVEGLMGYVWRQWKDERLLSILDSNIKESFSQEEVLKCIHIGLLCIQENPNIRPTMATVVAYLSGQSPELSSPQDPTLFMRNTDHPIIPQQRSSSSQNKTSYNQFSINEVSISNLYPR, from the exons ATGGTAGATTACATGGCTTCCTTTAACCTTGTTCACATCTTTACACTTCTAAGCTTCATCATCAATTTCGTACTCACTCAAGCACAGTGGGACAATCTTTTTTCGGGCCAAAATTGTTCAGAAAGCCTAACCACTCCAAACAGCGCTTTCCAATCGAATGTGAAGATCCTTCTATCATATTTATCTTCCAACGCCACCGCCAACAAGCAATTCTACAACACCACAGTCACGGGTGCAACCCACTCCAACACTGTGTATGGAATGTTCTTCTGCTCGGGTGACGTCCCCCCCGAGCTTTGCAGCCAGTGCGTTGCAAACGCAACCAATGCAATATTTTCAGACCCAGATGCATATCCAAATTGTTCCTTGACCACAGATGCAGTGATTGGGTACCTCAACTGCATGTTTCGCTTTTCCAACCGTTACTTCTTCTCCAAGATTGATCTGTATCCATACTTTGGCTCTGGCAACATTTGCGACCCTAAAAGTGAGCCCACGCAGAAAGAATTGAACggttttttattcaaaacatgTAAGGAAGCGGTAGATGAGGCAGCCGAATCTCCTATTGGTGTGAAGAAGTATGCCACAAGGGAAGCAAGGATGTCAGGGTCTCAAACCCTTTACTGTCAAGCTGAATGCACACCTGATCTTTCACCCCATGACTGCAGAAAATGTCTAAATTATCTGATGCCGGCTGCTCAAGACAACAGCTGTCTACCTAGGTTTCGTTTGTCAAGCTGTAGCTTGAGGTGCGAAGTCTACCCTTTCTATCGCCCAAGTACTGCTCTCGCACCTCCTGAACCTGTTCTGGTTCCTGATTCTTCCAACACAGATTCCCAGAATCCTCTTTATCTTTCCCACAACTGTTCCAGTTCCAGCAACAAAGCCATGATCACCGCGGACAGTGCTTTTCTGTCGAATCTCGAGACACTCTTCAGTTACTTGTCTTCCAACTCCACCACCAAAACCCGTTTCTACAACACCACCGTCGAAACGGTGAGTGGCCTCTTCATGTGTCGGGGGGACCTTTCTCCTGATCTATGTCGACTGTGTGTCTTAGATGCAACCAAACTAATAGCCTCCAAGTGCCGCTCTTCGAAAGAGGCAGTTATTTGGTACAATAACTGCTTTCTTCGCTATTCCGATCACCCATTTCCCTCCACACTGGAAATAAGTCCTACCTATCACCGCTTCGATGTAGAAAATACTTCCGCCCCCAATCTGCAGCAAAGATTCTTCACTTGGACTTTGGCCAAGGCTTTATATGAAGCACAGATCGATACTGGGGGACCTTTTAAGAATTATGGAACAAAGGAAGCAAAACTTAATGATCACCAAAGCCTCTATACTCTTGCTCGGTGCACGCCAAATATAGATGGTTTCTCATGCCAAGTCTGTCTTGACCGAATTTTCAAGAACGAAATTCCATGGTGTTGTTTGGCGAGTCCAGTGGGGAAAATATTTTATCCTAGCTGCTATATGATGTTTGGATTGTCCCCTGCTAACACCACTGATCACGAAATTCAAGCCAAAACTCCTGCTACAG GTAGGTCAAGAACAATTATCTTAATTCTTGTCTTTGGGGCTCTCTCGGTGGTACTCCTTTCACTTTGCTGCTATTTAAGACGGAGAAAGGCAAGAAAAAGTACCTATAACACTCTTCTCGGAAAAATTT TTGGTCATGAAAGTGTTACTTTAAAGGGCTTGCAATTTGATTTGAATATAGTCAAAGCAGCAACGAATAATTTTTCCCATGAAAATAAGATTGGCAAAGGTGGATTTGGAGAAGTTTACAAG gGTATTCTGTCTGATGGACGACAAATAGCTATCAAAAGGCTTTCAAGATGTTCCAAGCAAGGTTCAATAGAGTTcaaaaatgaagttttattaATAGCCAAGTTACAACACAAAAATCTTGTGACATTTATAGGATTTTGCTTAGAAGAGCaggaaaagattttgatttatgAATATATGCCGAAAGGAAGTCttgattatcttttatttg ATAATGCTCAACCTCAAAAGTTAAGTTGGTCTGAACGTTACAAAATTATAGAAGGAATTTCTTTAGGAATCTTATACTTACATGATTATTCACGACTTAAAATTATACATCGAGATCTTAAACCTAGTAATATTCTATTAGATGAGAACATGAATTCCAAAATATCAGATTTTGGCATGGCTAAAATTGTGGATTTGGATCAAGATCGGGAAAATACTAATAGAATTGTTGGAACATA tgGTTACATGTCACCAGAATATGCTATGCTTGGACAATTTTCTGAAAAGTCAGATATTTTTAGTTTCGGTGTCATGGTTCTTGAGATTGTTACCGGAAAAAGGAACGCTAATGCTTATGAATCACAAGATGAATCTGGTACTATTGTGGAAGGCCTCATGGGTTAT GTTTGGAGACAATGGAAGGACGAAAGATTATTAAGTATTTTGGACTCAAACATAAAGGAAAGTTTTTCACAAGAAGAAGTTCTTAAATGTATTCATATTGGTTTATTATGTATTCAAGAAAATCCAAATATTAGACCCACAATGGCAACTGTGGTTGCATACCTTAGTGGTCAATCACCTGAATTGTCATCTCCACAAGATCCAACACTTTTCATGCGAAACACAGATCATCCGATAATTCCTCAACAAAGATCAAGTTCTAGTCAAAATAAAACTAGTTATAACCAGTTCTCTATTAATGAAGTATCTATAAGTAATTTGTATCCAAGataa